TGAACTGTTTCATTGGTATCTCTACTGGCAGGGACTGAAAAAGGAACAGCAATCGTGGGAGCACGTTAATCTCTATTCGATTATACATATTTAGTGTTAGGGGTGCCTACCTGTCCATAtcagtttttatttcctttgtaGCAGTGTCATAATTTTCTTTATAAATATTAGTCAGTTTCTTTAGTATATTGATACCGAGGTATTTGATCACGTTGGCTTTCCATTtaaaattgtactttttacGTATGTTCTCGTCTGGTGAATAGTTATAGAAAAGGATTTGGGTTTTATGTATGTTCAACTTATATcctgaataaaaaacaaactgttcaaGGCATGACATAAGTTTAGGCAGGCTGGATTCTGGGTTGGAGAGGGTCACAAAAATGTCATCTGCGTACAGACATATTTCATAATTATGCTGTTAATTGAGATTCCTGTTATTCCAACGTCTTCCCTAATTATTTGAGCAAGTGGCTCtatgaatattgcaaaaaaggTGGGACTTAAGGGACAACCTTGACGGCAACCCCTTTCTAGAGTAACTACTCCTGATAGACTGCCATTCAATTTAATCCGAGCTGTTGGTGAGTCATATAAGGATTTGATACACCCTATGAATTCCTCCCTGAAGCCAAAACGTTGTAGAACCAAATATACGAAGTCCCATCGTACAGAATCGAAAGCCTTTTCTGCTTCCAGGCTGATTGCCAGAGACCTGATTTTCCCATTTCTGATCACAAGTTAATATCGGTCAATGTCAACCTCACActatcaaaaacaaaactgctaCACTTTATTTCTTTCTGTAACACTGAGAACATTGATTTATCAGCTCTTTCCAGTGAAAATGATAACTTCCCCAGCAGAGATAACTTATCCACCCCTGATGAACTGGTTTCGTATTACAACAATGGACTTCATAGTCTTTTTGAGGTTGCCTGGAATGTCTTTAAGGATGCTCTTTCTAAAGCTAAATCAACATATTATGCACATTTAATCCAGTGTAACACCTTTATGAACTTTTTAACgccaaaattgaaaatattcACCAGCAACTGACCGCATCTAAAAATACTACTGTTCTTTTTGATCTTTGCAGTGCAGcctttagccctttttaaattggaattgtgcaaatttacaggaaagtccaatcagtcttccttcagcattggcagtataaaaacaaaatcagggagtgcagcaaaatgccgcctgcctacttttgttcatataGAATGTGcttttttcggggcaatggggtgCGTGAGCAAGTGACAAAAcctgtagctcagcatgtgacgtaaacagtgacatacTCCGAGGGAAGGCGCGGCTGGTCAATCCTTCaacgattctctcataagttgccCGTCCTTCACCATTCCTGTCatttgacagttaatggcctcttcatttgcgaggacaaggagggcgcgcaattcgttgtctccccagttgctcatctttacagtgtctttcagttttgcttttccctcttgctactagctgctcattcctgctatcagctgtttcatgtttatccaccgccagtgggtcgcacgtgcggcgtcatcaacagctcctcccacaagtcatcaacagcacAGGgcgcctcattctttttaaaccaaaaaggttccgccaatatgtctaccctatgaggcggaaaattgggcaccgcggatcaactcaccaatccagctctgtgtgtctaaacgctacAGCTggccagcaaaacggcccaacattctcCAAagatctggcagtgtaaaaggggctacagatACAATTTCACATAACATCCTTCTAGAGACACTAGCTACCACTGGTATCACTGGCGCTGTTCTCGACTGGTTTAAATCATATCTCTCTGGCCATACGCATTTTGTTCAAATCAGAAATTTCAGATCCAACTCTTTTCCAGTTACTTGTGGTGTTTCTCAAGGCTTTGTCCTAGGTCCCCTTTTATTTATCATCTACCTTCTACCTCTTGGCCATACCTTCAGAAAACTTGGTATTCATTTCCACTGTTATGCTGACGACACCCAGCTCTATCTATCCACTAGGCCTACTTTGCCCATCACTTACACCTCAGAGCGCTGCTATCCTTCTTCATTCTTTGGTTACATCTTGTATTGATTACTGCAATTCCTCTTCCTGTACTCTTTGGGCTTCCTCCAAAGTGTCTTCATTAACTCCAGTTATTCTAGAAATCATTACTAGAGCCACCTCCATAGATCATATCACACCTGTTCTCCAGCAACTTTACTGGCTTTCTATATCGCATCAATTTCAAGATTCGGCTTCTCACCTTCAAGGCCCTTCACAATCAAGCTCCTTCgtacctgtctgaactccttcatatctacTCACCCTCCTGTACTCTTAGATCCTCTTCTGCAATCCAACTCACATTACCATCTACCCGCTTGTCTACCATGGGTTCTAGACCTTTCAGCCATTCTGCCCCAggcctctggaactctctctcCCATGACATTCACAATACTGACTCCCTTTCCACTTTTAAatcctgtctgaaaacacacctttttaaGATGGCATATTCAGTCTGATTTAATGGTGACACCCATATTGAGTcttgcactgatgatgattttattatgttgattttatacctaatatttacaattaataataataattacatatTATTTTTGTCTAGtctttttattaacttttaatgtatattactgaattgtttgatttttattatcTATGGACACATTACTACTTGTTACTTGTTGTTACTActtgtgtcttgtaaggtgtccttgagtgctctgAAAGGCtataaatacaattatttttttaaaatgataattattatcattatgattAATATTATTGTTTCACACAGGTTTGGAGAATgttcaccaaaataaaataacatgaacAACACATTGACTCAGCTACATAAGCACTGGCTCTCTGGTAGGGAGGGCCTGCCCACGTCTCTAAAAAAGGTTGGGGCCGCCCCTGTCCATGGAACATTCTGACGGGATTAAAATCACTGGTGATACCAGCAGTAGCCGCCTTTTCTGACGATTGAATGTTGCGCTTATTTCCGAAACTCGCCTTACTGCTCCGAATAAAACCGTGCGTCCACCTGCCAGCGGCACTGCCGGGGCAGGCAGCTCATTTCGGATATTTCCATCCTCTGTGTCATCCCACACATCCGCCCGTTCGTGAAATGCCTGGCCGCCTCTGGGCTGCAGGACAGAATGAGGATTGGCCTGGGTGTCATCCCGCAGCCCTGTCCGCTCGGGGCATTCTGGTCTCAGTGCGTTAGCTAGCTGACAGGTTTTATTCTGAGAAGAAACCCATGGATTGTCCGGCATGTTAAAGGGCTTAATGTACAACAAACGTGAGGTTTCTCTCGGTTTGACTGGAACAATGCGAAAGCAAGTGTGGCGGTGGCTCGACAGGGTTTCCGAAAACTACGAGCAGGAGATGCTCCACAGGGCGTCTGCTGGTGTCTCTCCGCTCCAAGAAAAGATGAGTTTACAAATTCTCCTGTAGGATACTACCACCTGCGGTTTATCAAATCAAGGCTGGAGATAGCACCTGACGGCGGACACACCAGCAAACCCTATATGAATGGTGATGAGTCCACATTGTGTGCTGCCACTCGGTCTGGGAATTTATTGGCGACCGGCACGAGCTTCTGTGGAAAAAACGGAGACATGACATGCacaagaaaaaagaggaaacgCTGCTTTGGCTTCTTAAAACCCTTTGTTTTATAAAGGGAGTCCGCAGCAGGCTTCCTTGATACATTTGACAAAGATCTGGACCGCTGACACAGCTGTCAATACAGCACCAGGTGCGGCTGCCTTTATTTACAGTCGTTTCCAGCTAGTCATTTGTCTGTGGGAACAGCCAGGTGGATCTCTGTAGCACACATTTCATGTGGACTGCAATAGACGGCCTGCCTGCTACAGTGTGGAGGAGAGCAGTTCACAGCAGGTAAGCAGCATAACATGACTACCATTTTGTATTGCCTACAGGTCCCCGgtctgcaaaatgtcatgtGGCCTGCCTCTGCATTCTTGCATGCCATTTGTTTGAGTGTTAAAAGCTCATGCTGCGTTAGCAGCCTCTTGTAGGCCCAGACTGTCACAGCTCTCTGGGACTGGTGCCTTTTGTCTGCCTCAGCCTTTTTTCATGATCCTCTAATGAGGGGTTGCATTATGCTGAGCAAATCCTAATGTTTGATGCATGCATCAGAGCAGCATACAGTGGTCAGTGTGACAGCATGTTGTGTTGATGATGAATAATACAGAATTTCCACCAGCTGTAGGGCCTCGCTCAGCACTGGGACAACAAAGTGATTTAATATCATTTGGTGTAATGTACCCCCCAGAGAATACACGGCCACTTGCTGAAGTAATGCAGGCTGTGTGGTGTGTGATTTGAAGCCACCCAGGCTCTAATGCTGGACTGCAGTAGCTGGTGGCTCTCCAGTCCTCATCAGACCTGTCGGCTCCATGTGAGGAGGCCTGATGCTGGGCCCTGCTGTCAGAGACCAACTCTGTCTACATCTTATCCAGTGAGCTTTGTCGCCTCCTCCCACCAGCATCAAGTCAGAGGTATTGGGCTGCTGTTGCTACCCAGTTCCTGACAGTGACTCTGCCCTCCGCCGCCAACCAATTTCCAGCTTCGCAGAGCCCCTCCTTCAAGACACACAGCCTCTTTCACAGCTCCTGTATTTCCCAGCCTGTGGAGCTATGAGGACTGCAACGCCAAAAAGGACCTGATAAAAACAGTTGATGGAAGTGTAATtgattaaatgattttatcTTGATTTGCTAAACTTCTTTCTTGTTCATCAGGCCATTTTCCACTCATATGGAGTGTGTTTACACTCATCCTTCAAAGGTGCACCAAGTGACCAAGTGACCAcagaccattttctaattcacaatgaaaataaaatgattcacAAAGCAAGTTGAATATTCCTGGTATACAGGTATACTAGCAGCTGTGTAAGGTACTTAGGTATaatggtgctttgagctaaatgctaacttcagcatgctaacattctcataatgacaatgctaacaagcTGATATTTTGCAGGCAATACTGCCTATGTTCATCATCTTTTTAGTGACCATGATAGTAtgttaacatttgctaattaacaCTAAACACCGTTGAGAGTGTGTGAATTCTGCACGGTGACAGAAGACACTGGCTTTTGAAAAATGTTAGCAGTTCAAATCAAGTTGCATTCACTTTAGTACTTGGAAAAAGGTAGTAATATCTGATCTTGATTTCAAAACCTGGGGAACAAATAACACTAGCATGAAAGGAGAAAGGTTGTTGTAGTTTGGGTGAACAACTCTTTAACGTTTAACCCTGATCTTCAGTTCTTGACTTACTACCCAGCTAGGCCCAGCAGTAGACCTACACTCCAGTGGATAATGCTTAAaagtttttcagaaaaaaaaaaaaaaaaaaagtttgttacATGAAAGTGTTGTAGTCTTTTGACATTTATTTCAAGAACCAAGTcaaaatccaaaacatttttgtagggctgtagtctcttGGTCGACTAGTGCTCTCATCCGACCAgattctcattggtcgaataatcgccgtgttactttcataaggagaaaagttctacatcaatagctttccagaattaatccattatttcctgcggcgggggggACAatctaagttacctgtgaaaatgggggtcaaaacacccccgttgttgacagaaagttgaactcgcccaacCTGACGCTCtgcgtcgcggtgacgcagacctcctgtcagtttctgtatactgacaccttttccctcagtggaaacgaagcttgtatttacttgtacagtatgtcacagataagaaacaataaattgtgaagagagtaaagcctccactaaaatagcatttaaagggccagtgtgtaatatttggcatggtttattgtcaatctgaatctgaatctgaatattctacccattaatatgtttatataagtgtataatcgctataaaataaaattcgtttggttttcgtagccttataattatgcttttatatatatatatatatatatatatatatatatacatagatacatatatatatatatatatatatatatatatataNNNNNNNNNNNNNNNNNNNNNNNNNNNNNNNNNNNNNNNNNNNNNNNNNNNNNNNNNNNNNNNNNNNNNNNNNNNNNNNNNNNNNNNNNNNNNNNNNNNNNNNNNNNNNNNNNNNNNNNNNNNNNNNNNNNNNNNNNNNNNNNNNNNNNNNNNNNNNNNNNNNNNNNNNNNNNNNNNNNNNNNNNNNNNNNNNNNNNNNNNNNNNNNNNNNNNNNNNNNNNNNNNNNNNNNNNNNNNNNNNNNNNNNNNNNNNNNNNNNNNNNNNNNNNNNNNNNNNNNNNNNNNNNNNNNNNNNNNNNNNNNNNNNNNNNNNNNNNNNNNNNNNNNNNNNNNNNNNNNNNNNNNNNNNNNNNNNNNNNNNNNNNNNNNNNNNNNagtgctcaaataaactggcctttttcccgaacgctcctctggtctcctgctcgtgagggattcattacaatatcgtaacatggtttagatttctaaataaatattcacctcgtcgctagatagacctactcctgaaaaacttgtgcgcaaggctttttgtccctacgaggccaccgtcatttacttgacgggaggggtgagcgagtgagccctgcaatctagaatttgaccactgatgtcactgttttcaacccattttacacactggccctttaagtcttgtgtgtgattccTTTAGGGATTTATACGTCATATGAACATGTCGCTagactaatttatacaatgtaaaatgccatagacttgtgctaataacgttagcatgttatattggtgggggaaaggtgtccagataaagacaagtgtttgtcaattctgcgatttatagtgaagccaatttgcgtacttgtgtttgaaattgtccctattaagccatatttaatgtgtgttgaatcaacaaaactttacagcacttaacacagtccacTGCCGACTagcattttggaggtgtaactgcagagtgatacagacacaccactgcagaagtaaaaataacatgcagatttttttttttccccacgactaatcgattagttgaagattatgtatgactttagtcgaccaagattttctttggttgactacagccctacattTTTGAGTAGGATTGAATTAAAATAAGTCACAATATCTTAAATAATATAATTTGACCACaaacttttggataaatattaaattGGTACAGCTTATTAGGCCAATTAAGCTTTtcgaggtcaaagcaaatcatgttggttgtattaaactaattgagtttgtcagattacAAAAGAGATTTACTCAGTAATGCCAGAGTTGGAACTACTTAAAACGATccatgcaaattgttaccttaaatttttaaaaattcagttCAGTTGTCTTTAAACCTGACAAACTTTCCATTGTTGTGAGCACCACCTGGACTTCTTTGGCACTTTCAgtagtcattttgcatgttttcagATTGTTAAAATTGTTGATTTTGAAGTGTCTTCTTCACCTGTGTCTGGTGCATCATGCCAAGAACATACACGGGGCAGCAATTCTGAGTGCACATGAAAAGAATCTTGAACAACCGATACAAAAGTGATGCTTTATCGGAAGTGCTTGCAAACAGGATAATTTTTACCAGTGAAAAGGTTATGCAGAACAGCTACCGTTCCACCTGGCTCAGTCTTGGCAAGGTGCTGAAAACATCAGTGAGTCCAAATTGGTAGAAAAAGATTTCTGCAAACTTACATCCATGCACTGTCTCACTTTCTTTTTCCACCAGTGAAAAGGTTGTAATGATAAGGACTAAAGCTATGGGTTTATACTTGACTCAAGGACTAACGGTAGTCCCTTTAGCGTAGGGTTTTATTTACAGTTCAGctccatgttgtttttattgtcaaaaATTTTATTCCCAGCATCACAAACTTGTAGGAGAGAACATAAGAGCCTAAGCTGTCCAACAGAACCATCCAGTGAGGGTTGCAAACCCAGGAAGGAATAATggcatagattttttttcatgtaatcTTTGTTTCACTGGAGTGACAGATGCTTTCATGTATGATGGAGTTGCGACACCTATGCTAACCAATCACAGTACTTACTGCAGGTACAGGTGTAGGCTCCAACACTACGTAATGCACAACTGTAAATCCAGCTTTAGTGGTTGGTTTGACAAATATCCATAGGGTTTACTTCCCCCACCTCAGCTGGTTCCCCAAGCTTTTCAAGAGCAGCATCCATGATTGTCAATTATTGATATAGTCCCAAATAAGGCTACGGTTTGAGGGGTCAGTACACTTCAATGCTGTTCAGCTGTTGTCAGTGAAAAAGCTCTGATACATCCACTGTACACTACTGCtgaacagcaaacagcagataGACACAGTCAGAGATTAGCTGCTCATagaggagcatttagcagctaaagagactgacatttccctcaggagttggtcgAGACCAAAAACGGAGTTAAGAGacagtgaatattggacttaaattcatcaggtggacattAACGATCATTTCCATTTCAGCTTTTTAAGGCCATATGACAAATGGGTGCATTATCttcattttcttttgaaatGCTGGAGTGGGTGCTATGGGGAGAAAACAGAtaagtgttgtttttaaaaggtgTGCGCAATACCTATATGATGACTGTTTAAAATGAAGGAACGTGAAACGTTAAATTAACAATTGAAGGACTGGCGTTTACTCAAGCTAAATGTAgctattaaaggggaactactgttttttcaacctgggccctttTTTCCAATCTACTTTTccaatgagtgataggatgttcaatatttgacatttctccagtacgaagctcgGGCTGATCTGCCTGCAGCCTAtgagcgcgcgctatattaaataatagggtactcagacagcgtcaaacagcATTCTGATGACTGACAGCAGGACATGCTGCACTGTACTAAATCTGATGTGattactagggatgcacaataatattgtcAAGTCACTggtatcagccaatattggcttttaaattaattaactattagaattggccaacatgctttttcttattttgcacaatgaatgaatattatattcattgaaaagtattgtatttcatgtctccatctgctggtgggccatcacaataatagtatgcatgtataatatgatgttaattccactccAGAAGAGCCTttagtggatatatcgatatcagtattggttatcagtcaaatgagttgttacattgGCATTTTGAatattggtaaaaaaaataaaaaaaaaaaaaaaatccaatatcatgcatccctattAATTATCTCTTTGCGTCACAGGGCTCACCAAGAAACAACTAATTACAAGCACTAAGAAACTGGCTCTCAGGTGTCAAAGatagtgacaaacacataaaaaacagtACAGTCTTGTTCTTTAATATTACCGGTTGATAGTTACTGTTTGATTGCTGCATCTCACATGTTTTACTTGCGTTTTAATGAGGGGCTAAAATGCTCAACAAACCGCGGTTTTAACTTTCCGATATATAAGGAAAAATCCCTGCACTCACAGACGAGCATCATAACCAGATGATCTTGCATATTTATACATTGGTCATACTTAGAAGATTGCTATCTGACAGTTTatgatcagcagatggatttgaTAGtagtttatgttttgaattcaATATAAAATCTTTTTGGGCTGCACTAGAGTTCAATAGACAAACAAGTTAGGTATGAAACACCCTAAGACACCAAAAAAGTTGATCTCAGAAACTTCCATGTTTATGGCTGAAGATTTCCTCATTGGAATTTAAGAGGCCATCTGAATGAACAGCAAGACCTCTAAAACTTCACAATAGAAAGTGGTGTGGTACTACCTGGATTACTGAAACAACTCTTGACAGAAACATCTAACAGATCTATCCGAACTCCTTAATTCTTTGTCTTTTCCAATTGTTTTCAGGCTTTTGGAGAGGATCAGAAGGTGAGACAACATAATACGCCAACAAAGGGACCCTACTCGAAATGGGGCAATGTGGATTAAGGTGTTCCTGTTCCTTGTGAACCGCAGAAAGAAAGCAACCACGAGGACGAAGGAACGACCAGCAGACGGAGGAGGTGGCGGAGGAGTGGTGGCTTTGGTGTTTGAAGAAAAGCTGGGATGGGTGGTGGGGCATTTGGGATGGCGAATGGAAATGAGAGCAGCGACGGGCCTGCTGGACCCATGGCAGCAGTGGTGGCTACTGCAGGAGGTATGGTAGCAGAGAGTCCTTCCTCTGCTGTCTCTACCTATATCAAACTGGTGCTACTAGGATTGATCATCTGCATCAGCCTGGTGGGCAACCTGGTGGTGTCTTTGCTTGTGCTGCGGGACCGGGCCCTGCACAAGGCACCTTACTACTTCCTGCTGGACCTGTGCCTGGCAGACACCATTCGCTCAGCCATCTGCTTCCCCTTTGTGCTGGTGTCTATAAAGAACGGCTCAGCCTGGACCTACAGCGTGCTGAGCTGCAAGGTGGTGGCCTTCATGGCAGTGCTCTTCTGCTTCCATGCCGCCTTTATGCTGTTCTGCATCAGTGTAACACGCTACATGGCCATTGCACACCACCGCTTTTACTCAAAGCGCATGACATTCTGGACATGTGTGGCTGTGGTGTGCATGGTGTGGACACTGTCTGTGGCAATGGCTTTCCCACCAGTATTTGATGTGGGCACCTACAAATTTATTCGCGAGGAAGACCAGTGCATCTTTGAGCATCGCTACTTTAAGGCTAATGATACACTAGGCTTCATGCTAATGCTGGCTGTGCTCATTCTAGCCACACATGTCGTCTATATGAAGTTACTTCTCTTTGAATACAAGCATCGTAAGATGAAGCCAGTCCAGATGGTACCAGCCATCAGTCAGAACTGGACCTTCCATGGGCCGGGGGCTACAGGCCAAGCAGCAGCCAACTGGATTGCAGGCTTTGGCAGGGGCCCGATGCCGCCGACTCTGCTGGGAATTCGGCAAAACTTGCACAACCAGAACCGGCGCCTGTTGGGCATGGAGGAGTTCAAAGCAGAGAAGCAGCTTGGCAGGATGTTCTATGTGATCACCCTACTGTTCCTGGTGCTCTGGTCTCCCTACATAGTTGCTTGCTATTGGAGAGTGTTTGTCAAGGCTTGCACAATACCACACCGGTACCTCTCCACAACTGTGTGGATGAGTTTCGCCCAAGCCGGGGTCAACCCTATTGTCTGTTTCTTCCTTAACAAAGACTTGAAGAAAGGGCTCCTTTCCCACCTACCAGCCTGCTGCAGGACTAAACCTCATCTGCCACGAGAGCCTTATTGTGTCATGTAAACAGAGATGATGACCTAAACATGGAGAGAAGACAAGGAGCAGTCAAcagatgtgttgtgtgtgtgtgtgtgtgtgtgtgNNNNNNNNNNNNNNNNNNNNNNNNNNNNNNNNNNNNNNNGGGGGCTGCTTGAACTGCGTGAGCTATTGTGGAGTTTGATTCAACTCAAGCTACTTTTAAGCAGTTAGTGTAAACTAGTGAGTGTactggtaaaaacacttgaAGGGTAAGCATGTACTTCCATCTACCAACCCTTTTCAATCAACACAACAGCGTACAAAGAGTCAGACCTTGACTTTTGATAACAAGAGAAAAATACTTTAATAGGAAAACATGCAAGTAATAATGCAGTCATTGTGGAAACTAAGCCAGACGAATAGCCACCAACAAATTGCATAAAAATTGTAAGGAGGACAAAAGAAGCATTTTTCTAGCCAACTTTAAATGTCATCAGCATGCTGGATTAgttaggagagagagagagagagagagagagagagagaggcgtgaacagttgtctgtctctgtgtgtcagcccacCAAAAAGTGCTGTGCACCAGCCTCTATGACCATGATGATGTCTCATCTTTGTTGCGAAGTAATCCATGTCTATTCTTTCTCAATCTGTTTGTAGTGTGTTTGTTCACATCAATGAATAACAAACTAAGGTGACTACAGAAATTGTACTATTGATACATGTGTTCTTCATGTGTTCTTTAAATCTGTGCATCACTTGCAGACAAAAGATAAGAAGTGATCAGCTCAGTTAATAGTAAGCAGAGGTTTCTCATGGCCAGCAGCTTGTTATGTTGGCCCTCACTCTCAGTCATAACACAGTGCCCAGTTGCAT
This genomic stretch from Epinephelus moara isolate mb chromosome 16, YSFRI_EMoa_1.0, whole genome shotgun sequence harbors:
- the gpr173 gene encoding probable G-protein coupled receptor 173 — protein: MGGGAFGMANGNESSDGPAGPMAAVVATAGGMVAESPSSAVSTYIKLVLLGLIICISLVGNLVVSLLVLRDRALHKAPYYFLLDLCLADTIRSAICFPFVLVSIKNGSAWTYSVLSCKVVAFMAVLFCFHAAFMLFCISVTRYMAIAHHRFYSKRMTFWTCVAVVCMVWTLSVAMAFPPVFDVGTYKFIREEDQCIFEHRYFKANDTLGFMLMLAVLILATHVVYMKLLLFEYKHRKMKPVQMVPAISQNWTFHGPGATGQAAANWIAGFGRGPMPPTLLGIRQNLHNQNRRLLGMEEFKAEKQLGRMFYVITLLFLVLWSPYIVACYWRVFVKACTIPHRYLSTTVWMSFAQAGVNPIVCFFLNKDLKKGLLSHLPACCRTKPHLPREPYCVM